A stretch of the Notamacropus eugenii isolate mMacEug1 chromosome 2, mMacEug1.pri_v2, whole genome shotgun sequence genome encodes the following:
- the LOC140523518 gene encoding uncharacterized protein codes for MANTCFSGSCVPTNSAVSVCSSDRSCGSNVCLPSSCTGSSWQLDDCPESCCEPSCCSPCCCPAPCCPPTCPLTLLCRPVCCVPATCQTACELSPCQPVCTSSCSPSCCHTSSCQAPTCCVPVCALQSCFRVPVCYKLSCCGTTTSCPVSSCCQPSCCRPPCCVSLVCRPVCSPPTCCVPLSCTPSCCTNTSSSSCCCAPSCCPAPTCCRPSSSVSLICRPTCGKPACCPTTCGLKPCC; via the coding sequence ATGGCAAACACCTGCTTTTCTGGGTCCTGTGTTCCCACAAACTCGGCTGTCTCCGTCTGCTCCAGTGACAGGAGCTGTGGCAGCAACGTCTGCTTGCCCAGTTCTTGCACGGGCTCCTCCTGGCAGCTGGATGACTGCCCAGAGAGCTGCTGTGAGCCCAGCTGCTGCAGCCCCTGCTGCTGCCCAGCGCCATGCTGCCCACCGACCTGCCCCCTGACCCTGCTGTGCCGTCCAGTCTGCTGCGTGCCCGCCACCTGCCAAACAGCCTGTGAACTCAGCCCCTGCCAGCCTGTCTGCACCTCCTCCTGCTCCCCATCCTGCTGCCACACATCCAGCTGCCAAGCCCCTACCTGCTGCGTGCCTGTCTGTGCACTGCAGTCCTGCTTCCGCGTCCCTGTGTGCTACAAGCTCAGCTGTTGTGGGACCACAACCTCTTGTCCAGTGTCCTCCTGCTGCCAGCCCAGCTGCTGCCGCCCTCCCTGCTGTGTGTCCCTCGTCTGCCGGCCTGTGTGCAGCCCACCCACCTGCTGTGTGCCTCTCTCCTGCACACCCTCCTGCTGCACCAACACATCCTCCTCCTCTTGCTGCTGTGCACCCTCCTGCTGTCCCGCCCCCACCTGCTGCCGCCCTTCCTCCTCTGTGTCCCTCATCTGCCGCCCCACCTGCGGCAAACCTGCCTGCTGCCCTACCACCTGTGGACTGAAACCTTGCTGTTGA